GCCATTACTTTGATTTTAAGCATGTATCTATTGGAAAGAGCTTTGAGAACACTGCCTGTTGGCACAGCTTATGCAGTTTGGACAGGTATCGGTATTATTGGCACAACAATATTGGGAATATACCTTTTCAATGAGTCTGTCAACATAACACGTATCTTCTTTATCGGATTGATCGTTGTTGGTATTGGCGGATTAAAACTGGTATCACCCTGATCACCTGTTTCCCTTGAGTACAATACTCTGATCCATGAGTGAGAAAAATGAATGATGTTGAAGAAAAGATAATTGACATCGGTCAGGAGATATTTAAAGGCTATGGAGTCGATGATATCACTGCACTGATCCTATCGATACTTAACTTTGAATCAAATGAGATAAGTATGGAGGAATTAGCACAGAGAACCGGATATAGTCTTGCTTCCATCAGCCTTAAGATCAAGCATATCGAACAATTCTGGAGCATAAAGCGGGTATACAAGCCAGGATCCCGCAAAACATATC
This DNA window, taken from Methanomethylovorans hollandica DSM 15978, encodes the following:
- the sugE gene encoding quaternary ammonium compound efflux SMR transporter SugE; this translates as MEWIILIIAGLFETAWAIGLKYSDGLTRFYPMVFTAITLILSMYLLERALRTLPVGTAYAVWTGIGIIGTTILGIYLFNESVNITRIFFIGLIVVGIGGLKLVSP